One segment of Eretmochelys imbricata isolate rEreImb1 chromosome 5, rEreImb1.hap1, whole genome shotgun sequence DNA contains the following:
- the LIPG gene encoding endothelial lipase, producing MRSSAFLLLIGMVYGIAARDSAPVAKEELLKDDTIAELPKKEKELAQAQKLQVKFNLRSSTVPGDEDCFLSIGQDKCLEDCKFNLTAKTFFIIHGWTMSGLFENWLESLVAALQAREKDANVVVVDWLGLAHQLYTDAVNNTKVVGEAVARVLNWLQEKQNLLLENVHLIGYSLGAHVAGYAGNYANGTIGRITGLDPAGPMFEGADPHRRLSPDDADFVDVLHTFTKETLGVSIGIQMPVGHIDVYPNGGDFQPGCGLSDVLGAIAYGNIGDVVRCEHERAVHLFVDSLVNQDKQSFAFQCTDSSRFKKGICLSCRKNRCNSIGYNAKKMRNKRNSKMYLKTRADMPFRVYHYQMKMHIFSYKSLGETEPTFSVTLHGTNGESQPLSLEILEQIGLNSTNPFLVYTEEDIGDLLRIKLTWEGSSQSWYNLWRELKSYWFRSAKPSKELQIRRIRVKSGETQQKLTFCAEDLQLTNISPGKDLWFVKCRDGWPTKNQTRSALNRH from the exons ATGACACTATTGCTGAGCTGccgaagaaagaaaaagaacttgcACAGGCTCAGAAACTACAAGTGAAGTTTAATCTTCGCTCCTCCACAGTTCCAGGGGATGAAGACTGCTTTCTCTCCATAGGCCAAGACAAATGTTTAGAGGACTGCAAATTCAATTTGACAGCTAAAACCTTCTTTATTATTCATGGATGGACA ATGAGTGGCTTGTTTGAAAACTGGCTGGAAAGCCTGGTGGCCGCTCTTCAGGCGAGAGAGAAGGATGctaatgtggtggtggtggactGGCTTGGACTTGCCCATCAGCTCTATACTGATGCTGTGAACAACACAAAGGTGGTTGGAGAGGCCGTTGCAAGGGTGCTCAACTGGTTACAG GAAAAGCAGAACCTGCTGCTTGAGAACGTCCACTTAATTGGGTACAGTCTTGGTGCCCATGTTGCTGGATATGCTGGTAACTATGCAAATGGAACAATAGGCAGAATTACAG GCTTGGATCCAGCTGGCCCTATGTTTGAAGGAGCTGATCCTCACAGACGTCTCTCCCCTGACGATGCAGACTTTGTGGACGTTCTTCATACATTTACGAAGGAAACACTGGGTGTTAGCATTGGGATCCAGATGCCTGTGGGTCACATTGATGTTTATCCCAACGGGGGAGATTTCCAGCCTGGTTGTGGATTAAGTGATGTTTTGGGAGCAATTGCATATGGGA ATATTGGGGATGTTGTTAGATGTGAACATGAGCGAGCTGTACACCTCTTTGTGGACTCCCTTGTGAACCAAGATAAGCAGAGCTTCGCCTTTCAGTGCACCGACTCCAGCCGTTTCAAGAAGGGAATCTGCCTGAGCTGCCGAAAGAACCGCTGCAACAGCATTGGCTACAATGCCAAGAAAATGAGGAACAAAAGGAACAGCAAGATGTACTTAAAAACCAGAGCAGATATGCCTTTCAGAG TTTACCATTATCAGATGAAAATGCATATCTTCAGCTACAAAAGCTTAGGAGAAACGGAACCCACGTTCTCAGTCACTCTTCATGGTACCAATGGCGAGTCTCAACCCCTCTCTCTGGAAAT ACTTGAGCAAATTGGCCTGAATTCTACTAACCCGTTCTTGGTCTATACTGAAGAAGACATTGGTGACCTCTTACGGATCAAGCTCACCTGGGAGGGATCATCTCAGTCTTGGTACAATCTGTGGAGAGAGCTCAAAAGTTACTGGTTCCGATCTGCTAAACCTTCCAAAGAGCTGCAGATCAGACGTATACGTGTGAAGTCTGGGGAAACGCAACAGAA GTTAACTTTCTGTGCAGAGGATCTTCAGCTGACCAACATATCTCCTGGTAAAGATCTTTGGTTTGTGAAATGTAGAGATGGATGgccaacaaaaaaccaaacaag ATCAGCTTTGAATCGCCACTGA